In Arthrobacter citreus, a genomic segment contains:
- a CDS encoding MFS transporter yields MSNLPSAPSSSRSPSPDTPEPRESKAPVPAPAEPAPGESAPAESVPADPAGSPEATTGRYARIFTLAGRGFVPIAFLARLPLAMLTVGALTLVTSVTGSYATGGLAAGAVGIGSALGAPVLGFVADRIGQRPVLLTAAVVNPLAIALTLYMAFLLPDASSPVAALAAAFLMGATCPQVGPLARVRWMAMTERKRSADSAGSRDLDTAMSYEGTADELSFVLGPALVGLLAAAVAPWLPLAIAAVLTLSMVSAFAVHPTVRSVVPARAARAAKAASDSAAEKSGTPAEPVAAQPRADWLLIALPVLGMVAMGTFFGGTQTSLTAFGGLFNVSSAAGLLYAVMGISSAAAALSVAFWPERFTASARWMVSAAAMAAFSVLLLFPADIPTMLVALFVLGIPVGPTMVSIFGIGAVVAPRHLMGTVMTMLASGVVTGTAIGAALAGRLGDSSGHQAAFLVPVGAAVVLLILSLCVRWAVASRLRRK; encoded by the coding sequence ATGAGCAATTTGCCCTCCGCCCCTTCATCTTCCCGGAGCCCGTCTCCGGACACCCCTGAGCCGCGTGAATCCAAGGCCCCTGTACCCGCGCCGGCTGAACCCGCGCCGGGTGAATCTGCGCCGGCTGAATCCGTGCCGGCGGATCCCGCCGGGAGCCCGGAAGCCACCACGGGCCGGTATGCGAGGATCTTCACGCTCGCCGGCCGCGGCTTTGTTCCCATCGCCTTCCTGGCCCGCCTGCCCCTGGCCATGCTGACCGTCGGAGCACTGACCCTGGTCACCAGCGTCACCGGATCCTATGCCACCGGCGGTTTGGCAGCCGGCGCCGTCGGAATCGGTTCGGCCCTGGGCGCGCCCGTCCTGGGATTCGTGGCGGACCGGATCGGCCAGCGCCCCGTGCTGCTGACCGCCGCCGTCGTGAACCCGCTGGCCATTGCGCTGACCCTGTACATGGCGTTCCTGCTGCCTGACGCGTCCAGTCCCGTCGCCGCCCTGGCCGCAGCCTTCCTGATGGGAGCCACCTGCCCCCAAGTGGGCCCGCTGGCCCGCGTGCGGTGGATGGCGATGACCGAACGGAAGCGCTCCGCGGACTCCGCCGGCAGCCGCGACCTCGATACCGCCATGTCCTACGAGGGTACGGCCGACGAGCTCAGCTTTGTGCTCGGCCCCGCCCTGGTCGGTCTGTTGGCTGCCGCCGTCGCACCGTGGCTACCGCTGGCCATTGCCGCGGTGCTGACGCTGAGCATGGTCAGCGCGTTCGCCGTGCATCCCACAGTCCGTTCGGTCGTCCCGGCGCGGGCGGCACGGGCAGCCAAAGCAGCCAGTGATTCCGCCGCCGAAAAATCGGGCACGCCGGCCGAACCGGTGGCCGCCCAGCCCCGCGCTGACTGGCTGCTGATCGCGCTTCCCGTCCTCGGCATGGTGGCCATGGGCACGTTCTTCGGCGGAACACAGACGAGCCTCACCGCTTTTGGCGGTCTCTTCAACGTTTCTTCCGCCGCCGGCCTGCTGTACGCGGTGATGGGCATCAGCTCGGCCGCAGCGGCTCTGTCCGTGGCTTTCTGGCCGGAGCGTTTCACCGCTTCCGCCCGTTGGATGGTGTCAGCAGCCGCGATGGCTGCCTTCTCGGTGCTTCTGCTCTTCCCGGCAGACATTCCCACCATGCTGGTGGCACTCTTCGTCCTCGGAATTCCCGTGGGCCCCACCATGGTTAGCATCTTCGGGATTGGCGCCGTGGTTGCTCCCCGGCACCTGATGGGCACGGTCATGACCATGCTCGCCAGCGGAGTGGTCACTGGAACCGCCATTGGTGCCGCGCTGGCCGGACGGCTGGGGGACAGTTCCGGGCATCAGGCTGCGTTCCTGGTGCCCGTGGGTGCCGCCGTCGTGCTGCTGATTCTCAGCCTGTGTGTCCGGTGGGCAGTAGCCTCCCGCCTGCGGCGAAAGTAG
- a CDS encoding serine/threonine-protein kinase — MDVLLGNRYRTTELIGTGGAASVYRAVDQNLGREVAVKLFRPNVSDDDESRRQQTETLLLATLNHPGLVTLLDAGMMQDEDGRSSTFLVMELVDGPDLRRTLKSGPLSPAATASLGADLADALNYVHSNGVIHRDVKPANILLYPLAENDTRLYPKLTDFGIARMTEATIATAHGATIGTANYLSPEQALGGAVDPRTDIYSLGLVLLECLTGEKAFPGPIVESAVARLVRDPEIPGDLGSEWVELLRSMTARTVDARPDAHDAAAALRSLGMEAEVPALTADGPDSAADDMVTGGITTGNIYIPLPPTHAPSLG; from the coding sequence GTGGATGTACTCCTGGGGAATCGATACCGGACCACCGAGCTCATTGGCACGGGTGGCGCCGCCTCCGTTTACCGTGCGGTGGATCAGAACCTTGGGCGCGAGGTCGCGGTCAAGCTCTTCCGTCCCAACGTCAGCGACGACGATGAGAGCCGCCGCCAGCAGACCGAAACCCTTCTGCTCGCAACGCTGAACCATCCCGGACTGGTGACCCTGCTGGACGCCGGGATGATGCAGGATGAGGACGGCCGCTCCTCCACTTTCCTGGTCATGGAGCTTGTCGACGGACCGGACCTGCGGCGGACCCTGAAGTCAGGGCCGCTGAGTCCGGCCGCCACAGCATCGCTGGGGGCGGACCTCGCCGACGCGCTGAACTACGTGCACTCCAACGGCGTCATCCACCGGGACGTTAAGCCCGCCAACATCCTCCTGTATCCGCTGGCGGAGAACGATACCCGCCTCTACCCCAAGCTCACCGACTTCGGCATCGCACGGATGACCGAGGCAACCATCGCCACCGCCCATGGCGCAACCATAGGCACCGCCAACTACCTCAGTCCGGAACAGGCGCTCGGCGGGGCCGTCGATCCGCGGACCGACATCTACTCCCTGGGGCTGGTGCTCCTCGAGTGCCTCACCGGAGAGAAGGCCTTCCCGGGTCCGATCGTTGAGTCCGCCGTCGCCCGCCTGGTCCGTGACCCCGAGATCCCGGGGGACCTGGGTTCCGAGTGGGTGGAACTGCTGCGCTCAATGACCGCCAGAACCGTCGACGCCCGGCCCGATGCGCACGACGCCGCGGCGGCGCTGCGTTCACTGGGCATGGAGGCCGAGGTTCCGGCGCTGACGGCTGACGGTCCTGATTCGGCGGCGGATGACATGGTCACCGGCGGGATCACAACGGGCAACATCTACATCCCGCTGCCGCCCACCCACGCCCCCAGCCTGGGCTAG
- a CDS encoding alpha/beta fold hydrolase, whose product MELRTHAVEGTDPQLFAELIEPDGGARVPRPVLLLHGFASSSQLNWHDTGWVSALTAAGRRVITVDLPGHGRSAAPVELDAYRPSRLRADLLQLLMDAGVQPLAADRPETGVDVIGYSLGARLAWEFGATQPELVHRMVLGGGPGTGDPLASFDLAAARAAVGETGDVADETTAELLRMAALVPGNDLPVLLSMVEAIQDELFVPAEAVPAMPLLLVAGDLDTFAAGNAELAGLSGQAELLPLPARTHANAVTSRAFKQAAISFLG is encoded by the coding sequence ATGGAACTGAGGACCCACGCCGTCGAGGGCACCGACCCGCAGCTTTTCGCCGAACTTATCGAGCCCGACGGCGGAGCCCGGGTCCCGCGCCCCGTGCTTCTGCTGCATGGGTTCGCGTCCTCGTCGCAGCTGAACTGGCACGATACCGGCTGGGTCAGCGCCCTGACCGCTGCCGGCAGAAGGGTGATCACCGTGGACCTGCCAGGCCACGGACGGAGCGCTGCGCCGGTGGAGCTGGATGCATACCGCCCCAGCCGGCTCCGCGCTGACCTGCTGCAGCTGCTGATGGACGCGGGTGTGCAGCCCCTGGCCGCTGATCGTCCGGAAACCGGAGTGGACGTTATTGGCTATTCGCTGGGCGCCCGGCTGGCCTGGGAATTCGGCGCAACCCAGCCCGAGCTGGTCCACCGCATGGTCCTGGGCGGCGGACCAGGCACCGGTGATCCCCTGGCCTCGTTCGATCTGGCCGCGGCACGCGCAGCCGTCGGGGAAACCGGGGACGTGGCCGACGAAACCACTGCCGAACTGCTGCGCATGGCTGCACTGGTGCCCGGCAACGACCTGCCCGTGCTGCTGTCCATGGTGGAGGCCATCCAGGATGAGCTGTTTGTCCCCGCCGAGGCGGTTCCGGCCATGCCGCTGCTGCTGGTGGCCGGAGACCTTGATACCTTCGCGGCCGGCAACGCGGAGCTGGCCGGGTTGTCGGGACAGGCGGAACTGCTTCCGCTCCCGGCACGCACCCACGCGAACGCGGTCACGTCCCGGGCCTTCAAGCAGGCGGCCATCAGCTTCCTCGGGTAG
- a CDS encoding biotin/lipoyl-containing protein, with protein MAEISFPLPDLGEGLIEATVLEWLVAEGDQVERNQPLVEVETSKSALELPSPQAGRVARIYGSPGEKINVGEPLIIFEVPDNTAGIVGTVPQEAPARRRVRLTAALDED; from the coding sequence GTGGCTGAAATTTCCTTTCCCCTGCCCGACCTCGGCGAGGGGCTGATCGAAGCCACCGTCCTGGAGTGGCTGGTGGCCGAGGGTGACCAGGTGGAGCGGAACCAGCCGCTGGTGGAGGTGGAGACGTCCAAATCGGCTCTCGAGCTCCCGTCACCGCAGGCCGGCCGGGTGGCGCGCATCTACGGCTCGCCGGGCGAGAAAATCAACGTCGGCGAACCGCTGATCATCTTTGAGGTTCCGGACAACACGGCCGGCATTGTCGGAACCGTGCCGCAGGAGGCCCCGGCGCGCCGCCGCGTCCGGCTGACCGCCGCACTGGACGAGGACTAG
- a CDS encoding alpha-ketoacid dehydrogenase subunit beta gives MQAALNRALAEILEQDPKALVLGEDVGLLGGVFRITDGLQRRFGADRVLDTPLAESGILGMSVGLAMAGFHPIPEVQFDGFAYPAVNQIITQLARMNYRSRGTLPMPVTLRVPSFGGIRAPEHHGESLEALFAHVPGLLVVSPSSPHEAYHLLKHAAARPDPVIFMEPKSRYWQKGEVIASDGGTPLGSKVVRPGKHVTLIAWGAMVARCLQVAELAAEDGIEVEVLDLRWLKPIDAAGLAASVSRTRRAVVVHEAPLTSGLGAEVAALVTERCFDTLRAPVERVTGFDVPYPSGDLEDEYIPNIDRILFGIQRVLEYRRG, from the coding sequence ATGCAGGCCGCGCTGAACCGCGCGCTCGCGGAAATCCTGGAACAGGACCCGAAGGCATTGGTCCTGGGCGAGGACGTGGGCCTGCTCGGCGGCGTCTTCCGCATCACCGACGGGCTGCAGCGGCGCTTCGGCGCGGACCGCGTCCTGGATACCCCGCTGGCCGAATCGGGCATTCTTGGCATGTCCGTGGGCCTGGCCATGGCCGGGTTCCATCCCATTCCCGAAGTGCAGTTTGACGGCTTCGCCTACCCCGCGGTGAACCAGATCATCACGCAGCTGGCACGGATGAACTACCGCAGCCGGGGAACGCTGCCCATGCCCGTCACGCTGCGGGTGCCCAGCTTCGGCGGCATCCGTGCCCCGGAGCACCACGGTGAATCCCTTGAGGCGCTCTTTGCCCATGTCCCCGGCTTGCTGGTGGTATCGCCGTCGAGCCCGCACGAGGCCTATCACCTGCTCAAGCATGCCGCCGCCCGTCCGGACCCGGTGATCTTCATGGAGCCGAAGTCCCGCTACTGGCAAAAGGGGGAAGTCATCGCGTCCGACGGCGGCACTCCCCTGGGGTCGAAGGTGGTCCGTCCCGGCAAGCACGTCACGCTGATCGCCTGGGGTGCCATGGTCGCGCGCTGCCTGCAGGTGGCCGAGCTCGCGGCCGAGGACGGCATCGAGGTGGAGGTCCTGGACCTGCGCTGGCTCAAGCCCATCGACGCCGCCGGCCTTGCTGCATCGGTGTCGCGCACCCGGCGCGCCGTCGTCGTGCATGAAGCTCCGCTGACCTCCGGGCTGGGGGCCGAGGTGGCCGCCCTGGTGACCGAACGCTGCTTTGACACCCTCAGGGCTCCGGTTGAGCGGGTCACGGGATTCGACGTACCGTATCCCTCAGGTGACCTGGAGGACGAGTACATCCCGAACATCGACCGCATCCTGTTCGGGATCCAGCGAGTATTGGAGTATCGACGTGGCTGA
- a CDS encoding thiamine pyrophosphate-dependent enzyme codes for MVLVTSTIPDLSGDELRRLYRLLTSVRQLDLAAVAWQRQGIIPGYAPELGQEAAQVGSAFAMDAGRDFIFPTYREMGTALTLGVDMVEYMATHKASWHGGLYNPVTTRLAPIQAVVGGSVLHAVGWAHGQRLTAQADGGATDGGASAGSGATGGGAPAEGLAAALTYFGDGASSQGDIHEAMNFAAVLKAPVVFFVQNNGWAISLPTEAQVAGGTVAARAAGYGMKALTVDGNDVTAVVQATREALAHARAGLGPVLIEAMTYRRGPHSTSDDPGRYRMLEDERRDAGTDPVALLADQLLSAGHAGQDFLDTAHADAVAAAEAIRQGVQELKPRPGAEMFEFVFAETTQQLKDQASAWRKESEHD; via the coding sequence ATGGTCTTAGTCACATCCACGATCCCGGATCTTTCCGGCGACGAACTGCGCCGGCTGTACCGGCTGCTTACCTCTGTGCGCCAGCTCGACCTGGCCGCTGTCGCCTGGCAGCGCCAGGGCATCATCCCCGGCTACGCCCCGGAACTCGGACAGGAAGCCGCGCAGGTGGGCAGCGCCTTCGCGATGGACGCCGGCCGCGACTTCATCTTCCCCACCTACCGGGAAATGGGCACCGCGCTGACCCTGGGTGTGGACATGGTTGAGTACATGGCCACCCACAAGGCGTCCTGGCACGGCGGCCTGTACAACCCCGTAACCACCCGGCTGGCGCCTATCCAGGCGGTGGTGGGCGGTTCAGTGCTGCACGCGGTGGGCTGGGCGCACGGCCAGCGGCTCACGGCGCAGGCCGACGGCGGCGCAACCGACGGCGGGGCATCGGCCGGCAGCGGGGCAACCGGCGGCGGCGCTCCGGCAGAAGGATTGGCCGCTGCCCTGACTTACTTCGGCGACGGCGCCAGTTCCCAGGGCGACATCCACGAAGCGATGAACTTCGCCGCCGTGCTCAAGGCTCCCGTGGTCTTCTTCGTGCAGAACAACGGGTGGGCGATCTCGCTGCCCACCGAGGCCCAAGTGGCCGGCGGGACCGTGGCGGCGCGGGCTGCCGGATACGGCATGAAAGCCCTGACCGTTGACGGCAACGACGTCACCGCCGTAGTCCAGGCGACCCGCGAGGCGCTGGCCCACGCCCGGGCCGGCCTCGGGCCGGTGCTGATCGAAGCCATGACATACCGCCGCGGCCCCCATTCCACCAGTGACGACCCCGGCCGCTACCGGATGCTCGAGGACGAACGGCGCGACGCCGGGACCGACCCCGTGGCGCTCCTGGCCGATCAGCTGCTTTCAGCCGGGCACGCCGGCCAGGACTTCCTGGACACCGCCCACGCTGATGCCGTGGCAGCCGCCGAGGCCATCCGCCAAGGGGTGCAGGAACTGAAGCCCCGTCCCGGGGCGGAGATGTTCGAGTTTGTGTTCGCCGAAACCACGCAACAGCTCAAGGACCAGGCCAGCGCCTGGCGGAAGGAATCCGAACATGACTGA
- a CDS encoding LTA synthase family protein — translation MTRRGGAVMGQILVYLLIWAGLALLIAAFGIRFFWGEISVNQMLLNLVSVETDGGGGSIVWLGILGIGVVPLLITVSIALLHRRRKRRLRRGAPARPRHYRWIMRSISTVLVGAVVIGGTTAFARTVGVADYIKAANSPYNIGDYFVEPTVTGDEQKRNLVLIYLESGEQTLADDQLFEKDAFAPLKEVTSTTDGWASVENFKQYQGGGWTMAGLVSTQCGIPLKGVGSGGSSEAGELEEDGDTYLGGSTCLGDVLSQHGYTNVFLGGANSSFAAKDTFLGSHGYSEQMGLNDWRAAGELEEDFRSDWGLSDERLMANAAEKIDELHAESERTGQPFNLSLLTLDTHEPVHVYDYCDVDTQNEVTSVFSCSMTQVAAFVEYMKDKGYLEDTAVVIMGDHLKHMSAGDAFHEQLDYHGNRTVFNRIWIPGGAADRTLRPGIDQLSMFPTILEAAGLTVKDHEAGLGVSAFTSDVPADSAQAMEPEAYGELLDSLSPRFYADAWFAKELMR, via the coding sequence TTGACCCGACGGGGTGGCGCCGTCATGGGACAAATCCTGGTCTATTTGCTGATCTGGGCCGGACTTGCGCTGCTGATCGCCGCCTTTGGCATCCGTTTCTTTTGGGGCGAAATTTCCGTCAACCAAATGCTCCTGAATCTTGTCTCCGTGGAAACCGACGGTGGGGGCGGGTCCATCGTGTGGCTCGGCATCCTGGGGATTGGCGTTGTGCCCCTGCTCATCACCGTTTCCATCGCGCTGCTGCACCGCCGCCGCAAGCGCCGCCTCCGCAGGGGTGCGCCCGCCCGCCCGCGCCATTACCGCTGGATCATGCGCAGCATCTCCACCGTTCTCGTGGGCGCCGTCGTTATCGGAGGCACCACGGCCTTCGCCAGGACAGTGGGAGTTGCCGACTACATCAAGGCCGCGAACTCTCCGTACAACATTGGCGACTATTTCGTGGAGCCAACCGTCACCGGTGATGAGCAGAAGCGCAACCTGGTCCTGATCTATCTCGAATCCGGCGAGCAGACCCTCGCGGATGACCAGCTCTTCGAAAAGGATGCCTTCGCGCCCCTCAAGGAAGTCACCAGCACCACGGATGGCTGGGCCAGCGTGGAGAATTTCAAGCAGTACCAGGGTGGGGGCTGGACCATGGCCGGTCTCGTCTCGACCCAGTGCGGCATCCCGTTGAAGGGTGTGGGTTCCGGGGGCAGCAGCGAGGCTGGGGAGCTCGAGGAGGACGGTGACACTTACCTGGGCGGGTCCACCTGCCTCGGCGACGTCCTGTCGCAGCACGGCTACACCAATGTGTTCCTGGGCGGTGCCAACTCATCTTTCGCCGCCAAGGACACGTTCCTGGGCAGCCACGGCTATTCGGAGCAGATGGGCCTCAACGACTGGCGGGCCGCCGGTGAGCTGGAGGAGGACTTCCGCAGCGACTGGGGCCTCAGCGACGAGCGGCTCATGGCCAACGCCGCGGAAAAGATCGATGAACTGCATGCGGAGTCGGAAAGAACCGGTCAGCCGTTCAACCTCTCTCTGCTGACCTTGGACACCCATGAGCCGGTGCACGTTTATGACTACTGCGATGTGGACACCCAGAACGAGGTCACCTCGGTGTTCTCCTGTTCCATGACCCAGGTGGCCGCATTCGTGGAGTACATGAAGGACAAGGGGTATCTCGAGGACACCGCCGTGGTGATCATGGGCGACCACCTCAAGCACATGAGTGCCGGTGATGCCTTCCACGAGCAGCTGGATTATCACGGCAACCGTACGGTGTTCAACCGGATCTGGATCCCGGGCGGTGCCGCGGACCGCACGCTGCGTCCCGGCATCGACCAGCTGAGCATGTTCCCCACCATCTTGGAGGCCGCAGGGCTGACCGTGAAGGACCATGAAGCCGGTCTGGGTGTCTCAGCCTTTACCTCGGATGTCCCTGCGGACTCGGCTCAGGCCATGGAGCCTGAGGCCTACGGCGAACTGCTGGACTCGCTTTCCCCGCGGTTCTACGCGGATGCCTGGTTCGCCAAGGAACTGATGCGCTAG